In the genome of Nitrospira japonica, one region contains:
- a CDS encoding pyridoxal-phosphate-dependent aminotransferase family protein encodes MVTREFIPPRRLLLGPGPSQVHPRVLRAMSAPVIGHLDPAFLAMMNDVQSLLRNTFQTGNRFTIAISGTGSAGMEAAIVNAVEPGETVLVGVNGIFGTRLVEVTERCGGKAIRLEAPWGSAIDPQAVEQVLRRSGPVKAIAMVQAETSTGCWQPLEAIAQLAKQHDALLIVDAVTSLGGIPVDVDAAGIDICYSATQKCLSCPPGLAPFTISERALAAVTRRRTRCQSWYLDMKLVAEYWTEGTRTYHHTAPISMLYALREALRLVEEEGLPARFARHHLNSNALLTGLLELGLPPLAQPGQRLPMLNCVTVPDVIPEAEVRARLLNRYGIEIGGGLGPLKGKVWRIGLMGESSTEAHVLRLLNALEELFIEGGWLTTPGLAVGAASRIYSRANP; translated from the coding sequence ATGGTCACTCGTGAGTTCATACCTCCCAGGCGGCTGCTGCTCGGTCCGGGACCGAGCCAGGTCCATCCCCGTGTTCTGCGCGCCATGTCCGCCCCTGTCATCGGGCACCTCGATCCGGCGTTCCTGGCCATGATGAACGACGTTCAGTCATTGCTGCGCAATACATTCCAGACCGGCAACCGCTTTACGATCGCCATATCGGGAACCGGGTCTGCCGGCATGGAAGCGGCGATCGTCAATGCCGTGGAGCCGGGCGAGACGGTCCTGGTCGGAGTCAACGGCATCTTCGGCACGAGACTCGTCGAGGTGACGGAGCGTTGTGGAGGGAAGGCGATCCGTCTCGAAGCCCCGTGGGGCAGCGCCATCGACCCGCAGGCCGTGGAACAGGTACTTCGGCGTTCCGGACCGGTCAAGGCCATCGCCATGGTACAGGCAGAGACCTCGACGGGATGCTGGCAGCCCCTCGAAGCGATCGCACAATTGGCCAAGCAGCACGACGCCTTGCTGATCGTGGACGCCGTGACGTCCTTGGGCGGGATTCCGGTGGACGTCGATGCCGCAGGGATCGACATCTGCTACAGCGCCACGCAGAAATGCCTGAGCTGCCCTCCGGGCTTGGCCCCGTTCACCATCAGCGAACGCGCGCTGGCCGCCGTCACGCGCCGCCGCACCCGTTGCCAAAGTTGGTATCTCGACATGAAGCTCGTGGCAGAGTACTGGACCGAAGGAACCAGAACTTACCATCACACCGCGCCGATCTCCATGCTGTACGCATTGCGAGAAGCCCTGCGCCTCGTCGAGGAAGAGGGACTTCCCGCCCGCTTTGCCCGGCATCATTTGAACAGCAATGCGTTGCTGACCGGGCTCCTCGAACTGGGCTTGCCCCCCCTGGCTCAACCGGGGCAACGGCTTCCCATGCTGAACTGCGTCACCGTTCCGGATGTCATCCCGGAAGCCGAGGTCCGAGCCCGACTGTTGAACCGTTACGGCATCGAGATCGGCGGAGGGCTCGGGCCGCTCAAGGGCAAGGTGTGGCGCATCGGACTGATGGGAGAGTCTTCGACTGAAGCGCACGTCCTGCGGCTGTTGAATGCCCTGGAAGAATTGTTTATTGAAGGCGGCTGGTTGA
- a CDS encoding CPBP family intramembrane glutamic endopeptidase, translated as MDAQSNTIIPDSVPPPQPDTSSWWRATDVPPPVGEYSHRFSPVISVLAAVFLVLALTSVVWLSLSIPKLDRMDAPEAALARMVSRTMDAQEGLRRAPEWKQLVLAWITGDSESERLQAITWYRELAQVSEDPVVPLQLAVLQAESAQVSQALLSAHEWDRLDEPFPQAARLIRAAYAEGTTPDRESLDRFQAEAAELLPAGWFYDRLAERLAMKAGNQELASSIQASSTARADRMFNLSWKLTFVELLAMLFGTVVLIRVWLTRKRDTDPIRLHSIGVPPPWPGGVGAAVLLRGGALGALFTAMFLFYMPPENASLRALAIPMSNVPLLLLAYYHLFRPSGLSFDEGFGLDVPWNRLGRLAAAVVAVVAAGLWGEWAMDRLAEHWQWTSHWTEWFDAELVWGSPPQTFVSLIEYVVFAPIFEELAFRGLLFAILRRKFRFLPAALISAGIFGIAHGYGVLGLVSVCWSGVLWAWIYERTGSLLPGILAHAINNLLVCLAVMALLR; from the coding sequence ATGGACGCTCAGTCGAATACCATTATTCCGGATTCTGTTCCGCCCCCGCAGCCCGACACCTCGTCCTGGTGGCGCGCCACGGACGTTCCTCCTCCCGTAGGAGAGTATTCCCATCGATTCTCTCCCGTGATCAGTGTCCTGGCGGCTGTGTTCCTGGTCCTGGCCTTGACGTCCGTGGTGTGGCTCTCACTTTCAATTCCCAAACTCGATCGGATGGATGCACCGGAAGCCGCACTTGCCCGCATGGTGAGTCGGACGATGGACGCGCAGGAGGGGCTCCGCCGGGCACCGGAATGGAAGCAGCTCGTGCTGGCCTGGATCACGGGAGATAGCGAATCCGAGAGGCTGCAGGCCATCACGTGGTATCGCGAACTGGCGCAGGTATCTGAAGATCCGGTCGTGCCGCTCCAACTGGCCGTCTTACAGGCCGAGTCGGCGCAGGTATCCCAAGCGCTCCTCTCGGCGCACGAATGGGATCGTCTGGACGAACCATTTCCACAGGCGGCTCGATTGATCCGCGCCGCTTATGCCGAGGGGACGACCCCCGATCGGGAGTCGCTCGATCGGTTTCAGGCCGAGGCGGCCGAGTTGCTTCCTGCCGGCTGGTTTTATGATCGTCTGGCTGAACGACTGGCCATGAAGGCCGGTAATCAGGAACTCGCCTCCTCGATTCAAGCCTCGAGCACCGCCCGCGCCGACCGCATGTTCAATCTTTCCTGGAAACTGACGTTCGTCGAGCTGCTAGCCATGCTCTTCGGCACGGTTGTCCTGATCCGGGTCTGGCTGACCCGCAAGAGGGACACGGATCCGATTCGGCTCCATTCGATCGGCGTTCCTCCGCCATGGCCCGGGGGAGTCGGAGCCGCGGTCCTCCTGCGCGGCGGAGCTCTCGGAGCCTTGTTCACGGCGATGTTTCTCTTCTATATGCCGCCCGAGAATGCCTCCCTCCGGGCGTTGGCCATTCCGATGTCGAACGTGCCCCTCCTGCTTCTGGCCTACTACCATTTGTTCCGTCCATCCGGACTGAGTTTCGATGAGGGCTTTGGTCTCGACGTACCGTGGAACCGGCTCGGTCGCCTTGCCGCCGCGGTGGTTGCCGTGGTGGCCGCGGGACTCTGGGGCGAATGGGCGATGGATCGTCTGGCGGAGCACTGGCAATGGACGAGCCATTGGACCGAGTGGTTCGACGCGGAGCTGGTGTGGGGTTCGCCGCCCCAGACCTTCGTCAGCTTGATCGAATATGTCGTCTTTGCCCCGATCTTCGAGGAGCTGGCGTTCCGCGGTCTGCTGTTTGCCATTCTGCGCCGGAAGTTCCGCTTTCTTCCCGCCGCGCTCATCAGCGCGGGGATTTTCGGTATCGCGCACGGATACGGGGTGCTGGGTCTCGTCAGCGTCTGCTGGAGCGGCGTGCTCTGGGCCTGGATCTACGAAAGAACCGGAAGCCTATTGCCTGGGATTCTGGCCCATGCCATCAACAATCTGCTCGTGTGCCTGGCGGTCATGGCCCTGCTTCGATAG
- a CDS encoding Rossmann-fold NAD(P)-binding domain-containing protein, translated as MTRGTVVVLGAGYTGRRLIARLTQTSRPFFATSRDPDRHLAMLPPSQRLNFDLHRPETWATIPAQADIVWCFPAAPVDLVRACAEVLKTGTGRMVVLGSTSAYDTDDTRLYPPPWLDETAPIDLSQPRVQGEEYLRNELGAVILRVAGIYGEDRNPLNWIRSGRVGPSRRFVNLIHVEDLADICLLALEKGTRGEIYNVSDGTPRTWEQICLVARERWGVSSPAETTAREPGKRIDARKLRETLHAPLRHPDLYEALGVLS; from the coding sequence ATGACTCGAGGTACCGTCGTCGTTTTGGGAGCGGGATATACCGGCCGCAGGCTCATCGCAAGATTGACCCAGACGTCCAGACCATTTTTTGCCACGAGCCGCGATCCGGACCGGCACCTGGCGATGCTGCCCCCATCGCAACGCCTGAATTTCGATCTGCATCGACCGGAAACCTGGGCCACGATCCCGGCCCAAGCCGACATCGTCTGGTGCTTCCCGGCCGCCCCGGTCGATCTCGTCCGCGCCTGTGCGGAAGTCCTGAAGACCGGAACAGGCCGTATGGTGGTGCTCGGCAGCACGTCGGCCTACGACACCGACGACACACGCCTCTATCCGCCGCCCTGGCTCGATGAAACCGCGCCGATCGATCTGAGTCAACCGCGCGTCCAAGGGGAGGAATACCTCCGCAATGAACTGGGGGCCGTCATCTTGCGTGTCGCCGGCATCTATGGAGAGGATCGCAATCCCCTCAACTGGATTAGATCCGGCAGGGTCGGCCCGTCGCGGCGGTTCGTGAATCTGATTCACGTGGAGGACCTGGCGGATATCTGCCTGCTGGCGCTGGAGAAGGGTACAAGGGGGGAGATATACAACGTCAGCGACGGCACGCCTCGGACATGGGAACAAATCTGTCTCGTGGCTCGTGAGCGCTGGGGCGTCTCCTCACCAGCCGAAACCACGGCGCGGGAGCCGGGCAAACGGATCGACGCCAGGAAGCTTCGCGAGACATTGCATGCACCGCTTCGCCATCCCGATCTGTATGAAGCGTTGGGTGTATTGTCGTGA
- a CDS encoding putative Ig domain-containing protein has product MILRPVNALRSIAQLSTLCLLVLLLPGCPGDDGGSGGSGSSGSFTITTTTAPFGIIGNPYSVTLATTGGTAPFTWSLFGGALPAGLTLSNTATGAITGTPTAAGNSTATFTVRDSNGNTATGPVSFAVHPRTDRVSVDNNGNAGNGQSSAPSLSGNGNAVAFVSASTNFISGVNGTQVYLHNRQNNQIELISLDNSGTVTQGNGASTAPATSTDGRFVAFVSSSTNLLAPASAVTGQQIYVRDRQTGLTSLVSVDNSATPNPGNGASSAPAISTDGRFVAFVSQATNLLAPGTPAVPAGQQIYVRDRQLNQTSLVSVDNNVTPNPGNGPSSAPSISGAGLVVAFVSQATNLLAPGTPSVPAGQQIYIRDRQLNQTSLVSVDNNVTPNPGNGASGTPSISGDGLIVAFDSLATNLLQPGTPSVTGQQVYVRDRNSSLTSLVSADNNAAANPGNALSRTPSISSGGRFVAFVSTGTNLLAPGVPALTGQQIYVRDRQVNQTSLASQDNSNSNDPGNAPSDNPSMNSTGGFVAFSSQASDLATTPPVALTDIYVRALP; this is encoded by the coding sequence ATGATCCTGCGACCCGTCAATGCCTTGCGGTCTATCGCACAGCTTTCGACGCTGTGTCTGCTGGTATTGCTGCTCCCGGGTTGCCCTGGCGACGACGGAGGTTCAGGCGGCTCGGGTTCCTCGGGCTCCTTCACTATCACGACGACCACGGCGCCATTCGGCATCATTGGAAACCCCTATTCCGTCACGCTCGCCACGACCGGCGGAACGGCGCCGTTCACCTGGTCGCTTTTCGGCGGAGCGCTTCCGGCCGGATTGACCTTGAGCAATACGGCGACCGGCGCCATCACCGGCACTCCCACTGCCGCCGGCAATTCCACCGCGACATTTACGGTACGGGACAGCAACGGTAACACCGCCACCGGGCCTGTATCGTTTGCCGTGCACCCAAGGACGGATCGAGTATCGGTCGATAATAATGGAAACGCCGGAAACGGCCAGAGCTCGGCTCCTTCCCTGAGCGGGAATGGGAACGCGGTGGCGTTCGTGTCCGCCTCGACGAATTTCATTTCCGGAGTCAATGGAACTCAGGTGTACTTGCATAATCGGCAGAACAATCAGATCGAACTCATCTCGCTCGACAACAGCGGAACCGTCACCCAAGGCAACGGAGCCAGCACCGCTCCCGCCACCAGCACGGACGGCCGGTTCGTGGCCTTTGTCTCCTCATCGACGAACCTTCTGGCGCCGGCCTCTGCCGTCACCGGCCAGCAGATCTACGTCCGGGATCGGCAGACGGGACTCACGAGCCTCGTATCGGTGGATAACAGTGCGACGCCGAATCCAGGCAACGGAGCCAGCAGCGCTCCCGCCATCAGCACAGACGGCCGGTTCGTGGCCTTCGTGTCGCAAGCGACGAATCTCTTGGCTCCGGGAACACCGGCCGTCCCGGCCGGGCAGCAGATCTATGTCCGGGACCGGCAACTCAACCAGACGAGCCTGGTATCGGTGGACAACAACGTGACGCCCAATCCGGGCAATGGTCCGAGCAGTGCTCCGTCGATCAGTGGAGCCGGCCTCGTTGTCGCCTTTGTCTCCCAAGCGACGAATCTCTTGGCTCCGGGAACGCCGAGCGTCCCGGCCGGCCAGCAGATCTATATCCGGGACCGGCAACTCAACCAGACGAGCCTGGTGTCGGTGGACAACAACGTGACGCCGAATCCGGGCAATGGAGCCAGCGGCACCCCGTCGATCAGCGGCGATGGCCTGATCGTCGCATTTGATTCGCTCGCGACCAATCTGCTGCAGCCGGGCACTCCGTCGGTCACAGGCCAACAGGTGTACGTGCGCGATCGGAACTCGAGTCTGACGAGCCTGGTTTCGGCAGACAACAACGCGGCGGCGAATCCGGGCAATGCCCTCAGCCGGACTCCATCCATCAGTTCGGGCGGCCGGTTCGTCGCATTCGTATCGACCGGCACGAACCTGCTCGCGCCGGGCGTTCCCGCGCTGACCGGGCAACAGATTTATGTCCGTGATCGGCAAGTGAATCAGACAAGTCTGGCCTCGCAGGACAATAGCAACTCGAACGATCCGGGCAACGCTCCCAGCGACAATCCTTCGATGAACAGCACCGGCGGATTTGTCGCCTTTTCTTCTCAGGCTTCCGATCTGGCCACGACCCCGCCGGTGGCACTGACCGACATTTACGTCCGCGCCCTTCCCTAG